A window from Deltaproteobacteria bacterium encodes these proteins:
- the raiA gene encoding ribosome-associated translation inhibitor RaiA, translating into MKIHIQARNVKVTKALQAHVELQLGFALSRYSEYIKHVTVHLLKSEEQRDSKEKLCRITVGLQRCIKVQETDTDVFAAITRATDRVTRSIAYAIKQEHIPAISPSWSEKTKTPRPPIPPPTIIKRGTAKKRYSQLK; encoded by the coding sequence GTGAAGATTCATATTCAAGCGCGCAACGTCAAGGTGACAAAGGCTCTGCAGGCCCACGTTGAGTTACAACTCGGCTTCGCTTTAAGCCGGTATAGCGAGTACATCAAACACGTGACTGTGCATCTTTTAAAGTCAGAAGAACAACGCGATAGTAAAGAGAAGCTCTGCCGGATCACTGTGGGCTTGCAGCGATGTATAAAAGTCCAAGAGACTGATACCGATGTTTTCGCCGCCATTACGCGGGCTACCGATCGCGTCACTCGTTCGATTGCCTATGCGATCAAACAGGAGCACATACCCGCAATAAGCCCCTCTTGGTCGGAAAAAACCAAGACGCCACGACCTCCTATACCGCCACCTACCATTATAAAGCGCGGCACTGCCAAGAAACGCTATTCGCAACTCAAGTAA
- a CDS encoding lmo0937 family membrane protein: protein MIWAIAIIFILLWALGLATSITISGFIHLFLVAAVAMVIIRVIQIRRASKLKTIS, encoded by the coding sequence ATGATATGGGCAATTGCAATCATTTTTATTCTTCTCTGGGCGCTCGGATTAGCAACTTCTATTACAATCAGTGGTTTTATACACCTTTTTCTTGTGGCCGCAGTCGCTATGGTGATTATTCGAGTCATACAAATCCGTCGAGCTTCCAAGTTGAAGACTATTAGCTAA